From a single Portunus trituberculatus isolate SZX2019 chromosome 15, ASM1759143v1, whole genome shotgun sequence genomic region:
- the LOC123504194 gene encoding histone H2A deubiquitinase MYSM1-like: MAASEELGGGLDVDVVGLVDLDFKNESDFFDFDSGGEFRLFGEAGAALHTTSSSTTTTTSAAATTTPLASPPGALLSTSPGVNITTGSSSQNTTCNSLKKTGSTTKSKSHWTDIEKDLFQKGLELFGANWNQLSSFIFTKTPGQVRSFYKKWMEVVSVVQEADTLGETLIFMPADNVCISTDLEDPLGLIETATTTVTTTPLSPRKTKNVQNKSKTLKGNENVDSSFKPSDEIIVPSVGEECVIEQCESFVGSPDSERSKERKSISAQKKSPGKVKKSGTSLHKSHSPFKMKNHKQKTKKKKMKVAGSPKNTEAKNMTVVEHVPKAVPEPNMALLGQVVHLVKDDEMEASDVDIDVSDDEQLVIIDKSPTDVILSSKVEASKNGNMREENTEIKEMHSKIEGFGPEGRKQHVFTFPRPLKERELDLDKITDEEKIVHYEYFDGKGVKTPERYLKIRNYLINFWNQIKPKYVRKTAVRAGLKNCGDVNSISKVHEYLEKIGVINFECPESNYSSPLVVGIKPKEKHAIPSKPIVKVDRSEMTRQKQKKKLDMSLCEGGGLTISHDESGAIVDACHIPEAPRSRASSGGNRNGSRTEQFKLVRCLEYDPDTPAPFSVIMHAHALITMDLHAHTSLAEVMGLLGGYYDPTSHTLHVTVAVPTAAVSSGVECDMCPVSQSAACTTIHEGGVQVVGWYHSHPTFPPNPSIQDMDTQSQMQQWFARQGAQFLGIIVSPFCPTNRSEASHIRCIVLDRPPHCQEEKGSKVPYKLFWSVSEVMPGAWEEVCQGVRKVVTGARDDPMAVDWRGEWRGQVTNWEKAIASLNHHLPHYLHTPLQSVRTTFLTAVRECLDA, from the exons ATGGCAGCCTCAGAGGAACTGGGAGGCGGTTTGGATGTGGATGTGGTCGGGTTGGTAGATCTAGATTTCAA AAATGAATCAGACTTCTTTGACTTTGATTCTGGAGGGGAATTTCGGCTATTTGGTGAAGCTGGTGCAGCACTGCATACaacaagcagcagcaccaccaccactacttctgctGCAGCCACAACCACTCCTCTTGCCTCTCCACCAGGTGCTCTTCTCAGCACTTCTCCAGGTGTCAATATAACAACGGGAAGCTCCAGCCAGAATACAACTTGCAACAGTCTCAAAAAGACCGGGAGCACCACCAAAAGCAAAAGTCATTGGACTGACATAGAGAAAGATCTATTTCAGAAAGGCTTG GAACTGTTTGGAGCAAATTGGAATCAACTTTCAAGCTTTATATTTACGAAGACCCCTGGACAAGTACGAAGTTTTTACAAGAAGTGGATGGAAGTTGTAAGTGTTGTTCAAGAAGCCGACACACTTGGAGAGACCCTGATATTTATGCCTGCTGATAATGTGTGTATTAGTACAGATTTAGAAGATCCTCTAGGGCTTATTGAAACGGCCACCACAACTGTTACCACCACTCCGTTATCTCCGAGAAAAACTAAGAATGTTCAAAATAAATCCAAGACATTGAAAGGTAATGAGAATGTTGATTCATCTTTTAAGCCTTCTGATGAAATCATTGTTCCTTCAGTAGGTGAGGAGTGTGTCATAGAACAATGTGAGTCTTTTGTAGGGAGTCCTGATagtgaaagaagtaaagaaaggaagagtattTCAGCACAAAAGAAATCACctggaaaagtaaagaagagtgGGACATCATTACATAAATCTCACTCACCCTTTAAGATGAAAAATCACAAacagaaaactaaaaagaagaaaatgaaagttgcAGGCAGTCCGAAGAACACTGAGGCAAAGAACATGACAGTGgtagaacatgtacccaaagcaGTGCCTGAACCCAACATGGCTTTGTTAGGGCAAGTGGTTCATTTGGTGAAGGATGATGAAATGGAAGCAAGTGATGTTGATATTGATGTGAGTGATGATGAGCAGTTAGTCATCATTGACAAGTCTCCCACTGATGTGATCCTTTCCTCAAAAGTGGAAGCCTCAAAGAATGGTAACATGAGGGAAGAGaacactgaaataaaagaaatgcattccAAAATTGAAGGTTTTGGACCTGAAGGGAGAAAGCAACATGTATTTACTTTTCCCCGACcactgaaggaaagggaattagACTTGGATAAAATtacagatgaagagaaaattgttcattatgAGTATTTTGATGGTAAAGGTGTAAAAACTCCAGAAAGGTActtgaaaataagaaattatCTGATAAACTTTTGGAATCAGATAAAACCTAAATATGTGAGGAAAACAGCAGTGCGTGCTGGTCTCAAAAACTGTGGTGATGTGAATTCCATCAGCAAAGTTCATGAGTATCTTGAGAAGATTGGTGTAATTAATTTTGAGTGTCCAGAGAGCAATTATTCTTCACCTTTGGTTGTAGGAatcaaaccaaaagaaaaacatgcaaTCCCCAGTAAACCCATTGTCAAGGTGGACAGGTCAGAAATGACccgacagaaacagaaaaagaaattggaTATGTCTCTTTGTGAAGGTGGAGGCTTGACCATAAGTCACGATGAATCAGGAGCCATCGTTGATGCCTGCCACATACCTGAGGCTCCTCGTAGCAGAGCAAGTTCTGGAGGCAACCGTAATGGGTCCCGCACAGAACAGTTCAAGTTGGTGCGTTGTCTGGAGTATGACCCAGACACCCCAGCACCATTTTCTGTTATCATGCATGCACATGCCCTCATTACCATGGACCTTCATGCCCACACCTCCCTCGCTGAAGTTATGGGGTTACTTGGAGGGTATTATGACCCTACTTCACACACTCTGCATGTGACCGTTGCTGTACCCACAGCAGCAGTCAGTTCAGGTGTGGAATGTGACATGTGCCCAGTGTCTCAGAGTGCAGCTTGTACCACAATACATGAGGGTGGTGTCCAGGTTGTTGGATGGTATCATTCTCATCCAACATTCCCTCCAAACCCATCCATTCAGGATATGGACACTCAGAGTCAGATGCAGCAGTGGTTTGCCCGTCAGGGTGCTCAGTTCTTAGGTATTATTGTAAGTCCGTTCTGTCCCACCAATCGTAGTGAAGCCTCACACATACGCTGCATTGTCCTAGATAGGCCGCCTCACtgtcaagaagaaaaaggttcTAAAGTTCCTTACAAGCTGTTTTGGTCTGTTAGTGAGGTGATGCCTGGAGCTTGGGAGGAAGTATGCCAGGGTGTAAGAAAGGTGGTGACTGGGGCCAGAGATGATCCCATGGCAGTGGACtggagaggagagtggagagggcaAGTTACCAATTGGGAAAAAGCAATTGCTTCTTTGAACCACCACTTACCTCACTATCTCCACACTCCTCTACAGTCTGTTAGGACAACTTTTCTGACTGCAGTGAGGGAATGTTTAGATGCCTAG
- the LOC123504128 gene encoding protein lifeguard 4-like: MDSTLLIPQDGGQAEKGGIVNDFMYGSNVAASHIYIRMGFLRKVYGLLFVQILVTTVVAAVFSQTPVLRDTLHENPWVLMLCLPLTFGILIALHVKRHHVPINFMLLAAFTVVEAITVGVAVSMYEAEVVVKAFVMTLLITGALTAYTFQTKRDFTSMGAGLIVGLMMLIGLGFMNIFLGSDALELMLAGGGALIFCLFIVFDTQMMMQKLSPEEYILATINLYLDIINLFLELLRIFGDRK, encoded by the exons ATGGATAGCACACTGTTGATTCCTCAAGATGGAGGGCaggcagagaagggagggaTTGTCAACGACTTCATGTATGGCTCCAATGTGGCAGCGAGCCATATCTACATTCGCATGg GATTTCTGCGGAAGGTGTATGGGCTTTTGTTTGTCCAGATCTTGGTGACCACAGTTGTTGCTGCTGTATTTTCTCAAACTCCAGTTCTTCGTGATACCCTCCATGAGAATCCATGGGTGCTTATGCTCTGCCTGCCACTGACTTTTGGAATCCTGATCGCACTTCATGTGAAAAG GCATCATGTTCCCATCAACTTTATGTTGTTGGCAGCATTCACTGTGGTGGAAGCAATCACTGTGGGTGTGGCAGTGAGCATGTACGAGGCAGAGGTGGTTGTAAAGGCTTTCGTTATGACTCTGCTAATTACAGGAGCTCTCACCGCTTATACTTTCCAGACCAAGAGGGACTTTACAAGTATGGGAGCTGG GCTAATTGTTGGTTTGATGATGCTTATTGGTCTTGGGTTCATGAACATTTTCCTGGGAAGTGATGCCCTGGAGCTGATGTTGGCTGGTGGAGGTGCTCTCATCTTCTGTCTCTTCATTGTCTTTGATACTCAG aTGATGATGCAGAAGTTGTCACCTGAAGAATACATTTTAGCCACAATAAACCTGTACCTGGACATCATCAACTTATTCCTGGAACTGCTACGCATTTTCGGTGACAGAAAATGA